The following are from one region of the Siniperca chuatsi isolate FFG_IHB_CAS linkage group LG21, ASM2008510v1, whole genome shotgun sequence genome:
- the LOC122869150 gene encoding phosphoinositide-interacting protein-like, with translation MPGSPENIPLGECTLSQSRDQLTPPSRTESTVFSLSRSESLWTTETSRSKCEVFWFPIHLMSTGGSFLACGIIISGLYFAGHCRKVTNILGPALLSIGLMVFVVGVVLIPITKENRKQANLKKPLSYYRPPFNL, from the coding sequence AGAACATCCCTCTGGGAGAGTGCACCCTCTCCCAGTCCAGGGACCAGCTGACGCCCCCGAGCCGCACAGAGAGCACCGTGTTCAGCCTGTCCCGCAGCGAGTCCCTCTGGACCACAGAGACCTCTCGCAGCAAGTGTGAAGTCTTCTGGTTCCCCATCCACCTTATGTCCACCGGGGGAAGCTTCCTGGCATGCGGCATCATCATCAGCGGCCTGTACTTCGCCGGCCACTGCAGGAAGGTCACCAACATCCTGGGACCGGCCCTGCTGTCCATTGGGCTTATGGTTTTTGTGGTGGGTGTGGTCCTCATCCCCATCACCAAGGAGAACAGGAAGCAGGCAAATTTGAAGAAGCCCCTCAGTTACTACAGGCCTCCGTTCAATTTGTGA